The nucleotide window TCGTTAAATCAAGATTTGTCCTAAAACCCAATATTGTTATTCCGTAGGAAATCAATGTAGTAGTTTGACGAGGTCAATCTCAAAGGTCTAGATTGCTAAGGAATGACAAAGGCTTTAAAGTTTTATTCTTTGATGAGCGTAAGCGTCTTTGCGAACCTTAAAAATATTTTCAATAAGAATCAAAAAAATCTTAGCGGACTTTGCGTTAAAACCTTAAATCTATCAACCAACAACCATTAACTATCAACCAAAAATGAAATACATATCAACAAGAAAACAAGAAGAAACCAACATTAAAACAGCCATCCTAAAAGGTTTGGCAGATGACGGCGGACTTTTTATGCCCGAATATATTCCGCAACTTGATGCTGGGTTTTTTGAAAATCTACCAAATCTTAGCTTGCAGGAAATCGGTTTCCGAGTAGCAAAAGAATTTCTCAGCGAATCCATTTCCAATGATAATTTGAAAAAAATCATCGATGAAGTTTTGAACTTCGAAATTCCGGCTGTGAAAATCACGGAGAATATTTACTCCCTGGAATTATTCCACGGTCCAACGATGGCTTTCAAGGATGTTGGCGCGCGATTTATGGCGAGAATGATGGCTTATTTCTCAGAAGGAAAACCGATGAAAGTTGTTGTGGCGACTTCTGGTGACACGGGAAGTGCGGTTGCGTCAGGGTTTTTCGATGTTGCGGGAATTGAGGTTTATATTCTTTATCCAAAAGGAAAAGTGAGTCCGTTGCAGGAAAAACAGCTGACAACTTGGGGCGGAAATATAAAAGCGTTGGAAATCGATGGGACTTTTGACGATTGTCAGGCTTTGGCAAAACAAATTCTGTCCGACGAAGAATTGAATCAGAAATTCACTTTGACATCGGCAAACAGTATCAATATTGCGAGATTAATTCCGCAATCATTCTATTATTTTTGGGCGTTTGCTCAATTAGAAAAATTAGGAAAGCCAATCGTATTTTCTGTTCCGAGCGGGAATTTTGGGAATTTGACAGCTGGACTTTTTGCTAAGAAAATGGGATTGCCAATTCATTATTTTATTGCTTCAACCAACGCAAATGATGTCATTCCAAAGTTTTTAGAAACTGGAACTTACGAGTCGAAACCTTCAAAACAAACCATCAGCAACGCAATGGATGTCGGAAATCCAAGCAATTTTGAAAGAATGAAAAGTCTTTTCAATGATGATGTTTCGGAATTTAAAAAAGAAATTGAATCATATTCTTTTTCGGATGAAGCAACAAAAGAGACGATGATAAAGGTGAAAAAGGATTTCGGTTATACTTTGGACCCGCACGGTGCGGTTGCTTATTTGGGATTGGAAACTTTTAAAAAATCCTTCGACTCCGCTCAGGATGACAAAACCAAGTTGTCAGATAATGATTTCATCGGTGTTTTATTGGAAACGGCTCATCCTGCAAAGTTTGTGGAAGTTGTAGAAGAGGTTTTAAAAACGAAAATCGAAATCCCTGAAAAACTGGAAGCTTTCAACAAAAAGGAAAAACAATCTGTGGAGTTTCCAGCGGAATTTGAATTGGTGAAACAATTTTTGAAGGAGGAGAAGTGATTTATCACAAAGGCGCAAAAAGCTTTATTAATAATATCTTTGTAAGTCGCAAAGTTGATTCGGAGCTGTTTTGCGACTTACAAAGATATTAATCAAATTAAAAACTTTCGCCTTTGCGATAAAAACTTTTGATTATCAGTTTCCAATCCCAAATAAAATCCTATCTTTGCACCCGAATTACATAATAATCATTAAATAATATTGGAATGTATTTAACAACAGAAAAAAAGTCAGAAATTTTCGCAAAGCACGGAAAATCTGCAAATGACACAGGAAGCGCTGAAGGACAGATTGCTCTATTCACTTTTAGAATCAACCACCTTTCTCAGCATTTGAAAGCTAACCGTCACGATTTTGCTACTGAGCGGTCTCTAGTGAAATTGGTAGGTAAGAGAAAATCTCTTCTTGATTACTTGAAGAAGAAAGAAATCTCTAGATACAGAGCTATCATCGCTGAATTGGGAATCAGAAAATAATTTCCGCTTTCAAGCAAGAAAGAAAAGCAACTCAATTTGGGTTGCTTTTTTGTTTTATAAATTTTCTGGAATTTCTATTTCCAATAATTTTTTGACCAATTTTGGAATTCTTCAATTTTATCAGAATGTTCTTTGCTGTACTCAATGACATCTGGATTTTGAGACGGAAGAAATATGTAGTATGCAAAGGGTTCAATGAAGTTTTTCTTTTCCATTTCAATAAAATAGGGCGCCAAAAATTCTCTGTAATAACCTTTCTGATTTTTCTGTGTCTCTGCAATTGATTGGCAAAGTGTTTGGAATTTCGCAATGAACTTCTGGACTTCTGATTTGTCTTTGTTTTTATCATCATAATCCAAAGCGGAAGACATTGACAAAACCATATCTGTCGAAGAAAAGTCATTTTCGCCCTTCTTTTTCTTGTTGACCTTATCGAGTGTTGCTGAATCTATCGAAACTGATATAGAGTTCTCACCAGTTTGTGAAACACCTTTATTCATTAGTTTCATAAGAGCATCAAAATTACCCTTTGCTCTTCCTGATTTGTTGTCTATCACAAGATATCTACTGAATGCTAAAATAGAGGCTATCCTGTTTGATTGTCCAAGAATTGCCAATGCATTGAACGAGCTCGAATGATTTGGATTTAGTTTTGTGGATTGTTGAAAGCAAATGATGGCTTTTTCGTTTTCTTTTGTATTAACCAAAGCAATTCCTTTGTTGAAATAGAGCTGATAGTAATCTGGATACTTTTTTATACCTTCATCGTAAATTTTCAGCGCTTGTTCTGCTTTGTTCAAATGGTCCAAAGAATTGGCGTAGGTAACATAAAGTGTCTTGTTGTCTTCATTTGGATATAACTTTAAAACTTGCTTACTGACTTCTATCGCCTCATCGTATCTTTTCACAGATTCCAGCGTCATTGCTTTTTCCGTGAGAGCTAGGGAATTATCTCTATCCAGATTTAAAGCCTCATCATATTTTACCAAAGCTTCGTCGTATTTTCCGGAATCGTGTAGTGCAACGCCTTCATTCACTTTAACTTCGGCTTCCGTTTTATTTTGAGAAAAGCTTAAAACAGAAAAGAAAATTGGTAATAGGTAAATCTTTTTCATTCGATATATCGGTATTAAGTTTTTTTATAAATTCAAATCTAAGGAAAAAACAAAAGCAACTCAATTTGGGTTGCTTTTTTTATTTCTGAATTTTGTAAATCACACCTTTGTTCTTTTCATCAAAATCAAATTCTTTGTCAAAACTGAGTCCTATTTTTTCCAGGACTTTGATTGAAGCAATATTTTCCAACATTGCTCTTCCGATGATTGTTTTTAAATTCAAATTCTAAGCAAGCTTTTGCGCTTTCCGTAGCGAAACCTTTGTTCCAATGTTCTTCAAAAAATCTGAATCCAATATCGGTTTCATCCAGATTCTGGTCATATTTCAAACCGCACCAACCAAGAAATTCATTATTTGATTTCTCAATCACAGCCCATCTTCCAGAACCGTTGAGTTTATAATCCTGATAGTTTTCAAGGAATTCTTTGGCTTCATCAATATCTTTGAAGGCGGAATTTCCTGTGTATTTTATGACATTTGGGTTCAGGTTTAGTTTGTAGAAATTTTCAGCGTCGTCGGGAGTTAATTCTCTTAATAAA belongs to Chryseobacterium sp. KACC 21268 and includes:
- the rpsO gene encoding 30S ribosomal protein S15, coding for MYLTTEKKSEIFAKHGKSANDTGSAEGQIALFTFRINHLSQHLKANRHDFATERSLVKLVGKRKSLLDYLKKKEISRYRAIIAELGIRK
- the thrC gene encoding threonine synthase, yielding MKYISTRKQEETNIKTAILKGLADDGGLFMPEYIPQLDAGFFENLPNLSLQEIGFRVAKEFLSESISNDNLKKIIDEVLNFEIPAVKITENIYSLELFHGPTMAFKDVGARFMARMMAYFSEGKPMKVVVATSGDTGSAVASGFFDVAGIEVYILYPKGKVSPLQEKQLTTWGGNIKALEIDGTFDDCQALAKQILSDEELNQKFTLTSANSINIARLIPQSFYYFWAFAQLEKLGKPIVFSVPSGNFGNLTAGLFAKKMGLPIHYFIASTNANDVIPKFLETGTYESKPSKQTISNAMDVGNPSNFERMKSLFNDDVSEFKKEIESYSFSDEATKETMIKVKKDFGYTLDPHGAVAYLGLETFKKSFDSAQDDKTKLSDNDFIGVLLETAHPAKFVEVVEEVLKTKIEIPEKLEAFNKKEKQSVEFPAEFELVKQFLKEEK
- a CDS encoding tetratricopeptide repeat protein; translated protein: MKKIYLLPIFFSVLSFSQNKTEAEVKVNEGVALHDSGKYDEALVKYDEALNLDRDNSLALTEKAMTLESVKRYDEAIEVSKQVLKLYPNEDNKTLYVTYANSLDHLNKAEQALKIYDEGIKKYPDYYQLYFNKGIALVNTKENEKAIICFQQSTKLNPNHSSSFNALAILGQSNRIASILAFSRYLVIDNKSGRAKGNFDALMKLMNKGVSQTGENSISVSIDSATLDKVNKKKKGENDFSSTDMVLSMSSALDYDDKNKDKSEVQKFIAKFQTLCQSIAETQKNQKGYYREFLAPYFIEMEKKNFIEPFAYYIFLPSQNPDVIEYSKEHSDKIEEFQNWSKNYWK